The following coding sequences lie in one Candidatus Cloacimonadota bacterium genomic window:
- a CDS encoding ZIP family metal transporter: MENLLLIIILIFVGQTLGCLIGLIKKPKKKFLYGSLSFAASMMLGISFFQLIPESLKIIPFYLMAGSFFIGIIIFLIIDRTLPHINPELLKKEKPSIKRSVTMLVIGMALHNIPEGLAIGVGFALTPSLGIVIALGIAAQDVPENIATIVPLYGLTKNRMKSFIIVTITILFELVGFIFGYYLLKGTTLHLLGASLALAAGFMTYISVEELIPAAQIKQNPKIGIVSLILGVMCVLLINFLC; encoded by the coding sequence ATGGAAAACCTGTTGTTAATAATAATTCTGATCTTTGTTGGTCAAACTCTCGGTTGTCTAATTGGATTGATAAAGAAACCTAAAAAGAAATTTTTATATGGTTCTCTATCATTTGCTGCTTCGATGATGCTTGGTATATCCTTCTTTCAATTGATACCTGAAAGTCTGAAAATTATACCTTTTTATTTAATGGCTGGCTCTTTTTTTATTGGGATAATCATATTTCTCATTATTGATAGAACCTTACCACATATAAATCCAGAGTTACTTAAAAAAGAAAAACCGTCTATAAAAAGAAGTGTGACTATGCTTGTTATTGGTATGGCTTTGCATAATATCCCAGAAGGATTGGCAATCGGTGTTGGATTTGCTCTGACACCTTCTTTGGGGATTGTGATAGCATTGGGAATCGCAGCACAGGATGTTCCAGAAAATATCGCTACAATCGTTCCTTTATACGGATTAACTAAAAATAGAATGAAATCCTTTATTATCGTAACCATCACAATATTGTTTGAATTAGTTGGCTTTATTTTTGGTTACTATCTTTTAAAAGGGACAACTTTACATTTATTAGGAGCATCTCTTGCACTTGCGGCTGGTTTTATGACCTACATTTCGGTGGAGGAATTAATTCCAGCAGCACAAATAAAACAGAATCCGAAAATAGGGATTGTTAGCCTAATTTTAGGTGTGATGTGTGTTTTGTTAATTAATTTCTTATGCTAA
- a CDS encoding DUF1302 family protein, with the protein MKITNYKFQISNSIHNISLRMIPFLILNFILLLIPFLLFAIDIEPQGFVDTYHAVCLNNSHDFLSSRTRLRMELWITGEEAFVFTSMNAINNNVIKSNSCIELRETFIDYTADKWDIRVGRQLIIWGKADGLEITDIISPKDYTEFLARNFDDIRLSIDALKFHLLFEQTNLELIWLPVFKPAILPLLGTPWAFKSVFPESVKVVFEEPIEPDLTLKNSEIGGKLSFYLSGIDFAFSSFFTWEDVPTLHRTVAIGSDSIHYYPEHHRITFVGAEFSKPIGDFVLREESAFYKDNYFEPENILSEKLFKKNSLNWMLGVDWTPGNDWMLTAQFADDFILDYDDKIKDDEHTMLATLHISKKFIRQTLELSTMAYFGINDRDFFIRSSMDYALTDGLHLIFGIDLFVGDEGMFGQYDDHDEVWIKAKYSF; encoded by the coding sequence ATGAAAATTACAAATTACAAATTTCAAATTTCAAATTCAATTCACAACATAAGTTTGAGAATGATTCCATTTCTAATACTTAATTTTATACTTCTTTTAATACCTTTTCTTCTTTTTGCGATTGATATTGAACCGCAGGGATTTGTTGATACTTATCATGCTGTTTGCTTGAATAATTCACACGATTTTTTAAGCTCGAGAACACGTCTTCGTATGGAATTATGGATCACTGGTGAAGAGGCTTTTGTGTTTACTTCGATGAATGCAATCAACAACAATGTGATAAAATCAAATTCCTGCATTGAGTTGAGAGAGACTTTTATTGATTATACTGCTGATAAATGGGATATACGGGTTGGGCGACAATTGATAATCTGGGGCAAAGCAGATGGTCTGGAAATTACAGATATTATCTCTCCCAAAGATTATACGGAATTTCTTGCACGGAATTTTGACGACATCAGGTTATCGATCGATGCTTTGAAATTTCATCTGTTATTTGAACAGACGAACCTTGAACTTATCTGGCTACCTGTTTTCAAACCTGCAATTTTACCACTTCTGGGAACTCCTTGGGCTTTCAAATCCGTATTTCCTGAAAGTGTAAAAGTGGTTTTTGAAGAACCCATTGAACCAGATTTGACCTTAAAAAATAGTGAAATTGGCGGAAAATTATCCTTCTATCTTTCCGGAATTGATTTTGCTTTTTCATCATTTTTTACTTGGGAAGATGTGCCTACTTTGCATAGAACTGTCGCTATTGGCAGTGATTCAATCCATTACTATCCAGAACATCATCGGATTACTTTTGTTGGTGCTGAGTTTTCAAAACCTATAGGAGATTTTGTTCTTCGAGAAGAATCTGCATTTTATAAAGATAATTATTTCGAGCCAGAAAATATACTATCTGAAAAACTGTTTAAGAAGAACTCATTAAACTGGATGCTCGGAGTTGATTGGACACCAGGAAATGATTGGATGCTTACTGCACAGTTCGCTGACGATTTCATTTTAGATTATGATGATAAAATCAAAGATGATGAGCATACGATGTTAGCAACGCTTCACATTTCCAAAAAATTCATCAGGCAAACATTGGAACTATCAACAATGGCATATTTTGGAATAAATGACAGAGATTTTTTTATCCGTTCAAGTATGGACTATGCTCTTACTGATGGATTGCATCTGATTTTCGGTATAGATCTATTCGTTGGAGATGAAGGAATGTTCGGTCAATATGATGACCACGATGAGGTGTGGATAAAGGCAAAATATAGTTTTTAG